The genomic interval ATTCCGTTCTCGACGCGGAACCCGTCGGCGAGCCTGCCGCCGGTACGCCGAAACACGGCTTCTTCGAACGCCTCTACACCGGCACCGGCGGGTTCCGGATCGTCGGCCGCCGCCGGTTCTACTACGCGCTGAGCCTGGCGCTCGTGCTGATCGCGCTGCTCAGCATCGCCGTGCGCGGCTTCACCCTGGGCATCGATTTCGCCGGCGGCACCCGCATCCAGATGCCCGCGGGTGCCGACGTCAGCACCACACAGGTCGAGGATGCCTACAACCGGGCGCTCGGCCACGACCCGGTGACCGTGCAGAAGGTCGGCTCCGGCGCGGCAGCCTCGTTCGAGATCCGTTCGGACACACTGGAACCCGTCCAGCAGGAGCAGGTGCAGGACGCGCTGTTCAACACCTTCCACCCGAAGGACTCCAGCGGCGCGGTCAGCCGCAACGCGATCAGCATCGCCGAGATCAGCGAGACGTGGGGCGGGCAGATCACCCGCAAGGCGCTGATCGCGCTGGTGGTGTTCGTCGTGCTGACGATGATCTACATCGCGATTCGATTCGAGCGCGACATGTCGATCGCGGCGATCGCCTCGCTGTTCTTCAACCTGATCGTCACGGCGGGCATCTATTCGATCGTCGGCTTCGAGGTCACACCGGCCGCGGTGATCGGCCTGCTCACCATCCTCGGCTACGTGCTCTACGACAATGTCGTGGTGTTCGACAAGGTGGAGGAAAATACCCGCGGTGTCCTGCATCTGACCCGGCGGACCTACGGCGAGCAGGCCAACCTGGCCGCCAACCAGACCCTGATGCGTTCCATCAACACCACCGTGATCGGCATCCTGCCGATCGTCGGCATGCTGGTGATCGCCGTGTGGCTGCTGGGTGTCGGCACCTTGAAGGACTTGGCGCTGGTGCAGCTGGTCGGCATGATCGTCGGGGCCTACTCGTCCATCTTCTTCGCGGTGCCGCTGCTGGTGTCGATCAAGGAGCGGTTCGGCCCGGTGGCCGCGCACACCAGGAAGGTGCTCGCCAAGCGTTCGGCCGTCGGCCGTGAGCGCATCGGCGAGGCTGCGGCGCAGCGCGCCGGCGCGGCCAGCGGTGTGACCCGGCCGCGCCAGACCGGTTCCGGCGCACCGAGACCCGGCGCCCGGCCGAGCGGGAAGCGGCACAAGAGAAGGCACTGAGCGTGCGGCGGGGGTGGCCGGGCCGCCTCCGCGACAGCTCGAGCAACGACGAAGGTCCGGCGCAGTCCGTGGTCGACTACTGCCGGAATCATGGGTCCGGAGGAGGCAGTTTGCGTAACCACGAAGCGTCCGGTGGGCGTCGCGCGTCGCGGCGGATCGGGCTGCGCGCGGCCGGAGTGCTGGTGGTGGGCGCGCTGGCCGGCGGCATGCTCGCGGGCTGCGGCAGCAAGAACCAGGTGCCCTCCATCGGGTACGCGGTCGACGCGGTCCCGGTCAGCTACAACGGCGGCAGCACGCTCGGGGCGAGTAGCGGCGCGGCGGGCGTGTTCTCGCGCGTGCTCACCGGTTTCTTCTACACCGGTCCGGACGGGCAGCCGGTCGCCGACACCGATTTCGGCACCGCCAAGGAGGTGCCGGGGGAGACCCAGACGATCCAGTACCGGCTCAACCCGGACGGGACCTACTCCGACGGCGTGGCCACCTCGTGCGACGACCTGGTGCTGGAATGGGCGGCACGCAGCGGCCGGTTCACCAAACCCGGTCCGGGCGGGGTGGTTCCGATGTTCGACGCGGCCACCACGGCCGGCTACTCCGACATCGAGCGGGTGGAATGCCAGCCGGGGTCGAAGGACGCGACCGTCGTGTTCCGCCCGAACCGGCACTTCCTGGCCTGGCGGACGCTGTTCAACGCCGGGGATCTGATGCCCGCGCACGTGGCCGCCAAGGCCGCCGGGGTCTCGAACGTGGTCGCGGCGGTGCAGGCCGGGGACCCGGCGGCACTGGACCGGCTGGCCCAGTTCTGGAACACCGGCTGGCAGCTCACGCCGGGCAAGCTCGACACCGACCTGCTGCCCTCCTCGGGGCCCTACCGCGTCGACTCCTACAGCGACAGCGACGGTCTGGTGCTGGTGAAGAACGAGAAGTGGTGGGGCAATCAGGCCCGCACGCCGCGCATCGTGGTGTGGCCGAAGAACACCGATCTGGCGACGAAGGTGTCCGATCGGGAGGTCGGTGTCGTCGATATCGGCGCCGGGTCGGTGAAAGACCTGAATCTGGACGGTTTCTCGGTCGAGCAGGTGCCCGGCCGCGGCGCCGAGCAGCTGGTGCTGTCGACGGCGGGGATGTTCGGCAGCGCCGCGGCGCGGCGGGCGTTCGCGCTGTGCGTGCCGCGTCAGGCCCTGTTCGACAAGTTCGGCCACCCCGGGTTCGACAACGAGTCCGGCCTGGGTTCCGGTCCGCTCGATTCCCGTACGGTGCAGGCGGATTCGGTGTACTACCCGGCGATCACCCGGCCCGCGGAGAAGTACCGCACCGGGGATCCGGCGGCGGCGCAGCAGGCGCTGGCGGCGGCCGGAGTGCCCAATCCGACCGTTCGCGTGGGCTATCGTGCGCCGGACGACCGCCGCGCGCAGACCGTCGCGGCGATCGCCGAGGCGTGCCGCGCTGCCGGTGTCACCGTCATCGACGCGGGCACACCGGATTTCGTGCCGTCGCAGCTCGCCGAGGGCAAGGTGGACGCCGTGCTGGGCAGCACCGCCGCGGCGCCGGGCCCGGCCGGTTCGCTGCCGGGTATCGAGGCGACCGCCGCGCTGCGCACCGGCGAGGGCCTGAATTTCGGGCGTTTCCGCAACGGGCGATACGATGCGATCACCGATCAGCTTGCGGCCGATGACAATTCGGCCACGGTGCTGGGTCTCGACAGCGAGGCGGAGAGCCTGCTGTGGAACGAGATGCCGTCGATCCCGCTGTTCAACACGCCGCGCACCATCGCGTTCGGTGACGGCATGGAGGACGGGATCGTCAATCCCGCCAAGGCGGGTGCGGGTTGGAATATGGATCGCTGGGTGTTGTCGCGCTGAGCGCCGCGGGCGCGAGATGAGGGAGTGGGTGCAGATGAGTAAACATGGAATGGTGGAGACGGAGGAGACCGCGGGTGAGCGGCTGGCGCGGGCGGCGGAGGCGGTGCAGCGGCTGACCCGCTGGCACGACGACTTCCCCACGCCGGGTGTGCGGTTCGCCGATCTGACGCCGGTGTTCGCCGACGCCGACGGATTCCACGCGGTCATCGACTGCCTGGGTTCGTGCGCCACCGACGTCGATCTGGTGGCCGGTGTGGATGCCCGGGGTTTCCTGCTCGGCGCGGGCGTCGCGGCCGCGCTGGGGACCGGCGTGGTGGCGGTGCGCAAGGCGGGCAAGCTGCCGCCGCCGGTGCTGTCGCGGGAGTACACCCTCGAATACGGTTCGGCCGCACTGGAAATCCCCGCGGACGGGATCGATCTGACCGGTCGCCGGGTGCTGCTGCTCGACGACGTGCTCGCCACCGGTGGCACCCTGGCCGCGAGCGCGGAACTGTTCGCCTCGGCGGGCGCCGAGGTGGTGGCCGCGGCCGTGGTGCTGGAGTTGAGCTTCCTCGGCGGACGGGAACGCCAGGGTGACTATCCCCTGACCAGCATCGTGCGGCTGTAGTCCGACGGTGATCTAGAACCGCGCGAGCAGCCGGGCGATGATGCCCGTGACCACCAGCCAGAACACGGCCGCCAAGCCGTAGTTGATGATGACGTCCAGCTTGAAGGTGCCGGTGTTGAACAGGCCCGGGAAGAACAGTGCCAGCGGTTCGGCCAGCCCCTTGACGAAGCTGAAGAACTTGTTGGTCTGGTTGGCCTCGAAGACCAGCAGCAGGATGTAGACGGCCTCGATGAGTGCGAAGAGGCCGCCGATCGCGCTGACGATCGCCGCAGCGGTACCGGAGCCGTGAGCAGTGCGATAAGTTCTGTATCTGTACATGTTCTGGGCATAACCGGTCTCGCGAAGGTCGAAACAGACAGGCCCCTTGACCATTTCGGATGCGCGGACATTCAGCGCCCTGCCCGGGCTCGGCATCGGCATCGCCGGGTCGCGGTTGCCGGCCGTGCGCGGAGCACACGTCGGGGGAGTGGCGGACGACCCTGGTCGACCTGCTCGTGGACGAGTCGGGTGCGCGCTGTCCGGTGGCCCCGCCCGGCCCCACCCGGTGGGTGCGCACATCCGCGTGGCGGGCGGCGGCGAGTTGCGGCCGGGCTTTCCGGTGTTCCGGATCCGCTGAGTCGCAACGTGTTCCGGGCAGCAGCGCGGCGCGGTGTGACGGGAGTCGCGGAAAAGTTCCTTGCGCGCGTTCGGCCCGCCCGGCTACCGTGTAGTGGTCTTGTTCCCGACGATCGGAGTGTGCATTGCTCTGCTGAGGTAGCCCCGAGCGGCCCGCGTTTCGCGTGCCGTATCCCATGCCACCTCCCAGGAGCCGCACATGTCTCTGACCGTTTCTGTTTCCGATCTCACTTTCGCCTGGCCGGACGGCACCCCCGTTTTCGACGGTCTCGATGCCGTGCTCGGTCCCGGGCACATCGGCCTGGTGGGCGCGAACGGCGCCGGGAAGTCCACGCTGCTGCGCCTGATCGCCGGTGAGTTGCGCCCGGCGCGGGGTTCGATCACCGTGCCGGGTCGGCTGGGGTACCTCCGGCAGGATCTCGGCCTCGCCGCCGGCCAACGGGTGGACGCCGTGCTCGGCATCGCCGAAGTGCGAGAAGCCTTGCACCGCATCGAATCCGGTGCGGGCGCGGAGGCCGACTTCGATATCGTCGGTACCCGGTGGGACGTCGAGGAGCACGCGATCGCGCTGCTGGGGCGGCTCGGCCTGCACTATCTGGCCGATGCGGTGACACAACTCGACCGGCGGCTGGACACCCTGTCCGGGGGTGAGACCGTGCTGCTGGGCCTGGTGTCGGAACTACTGCGCGAGCCCGACGTGCTGATCCTCGACGAGCCCACCAACAACCTGGATTCGGCGGCGCGGCAACGACTCTACGAGGTGGTGAGCCAGTTCTCCGGCACGGTGCTCACCGTCAGCCACGATCGCGGCCTGCTCGAGCGTGTCGGCACCGTCGCCGAGCTGCGACAGGGCGGAATCCGGTTGTTCGGCGGCAATTTCGACGCCTACGCCGAGATCATCGAGGCCGAGCAGCAGGCCGCGCGCGCGGCCGTCCGTGACGCCCGCAGCGATGTGCGCAAGCAGTCGCGCGAACTGGTGGAGGCGCGCATCAAACTGGACCGCCGCAAGCGGTACGGGCAGAAGATGTGGGACTCCAAGCGCGAGCCGAAGATCATCATGGCCGAACGCAAACGGCAGGCCCAGGTCTCGGCGGGCAAATTGCGCAACACCCATCTGGCGAAGGTGGAGGAGGCGAAGGAACAGCTCGAGCAGGCGCAGGAACTGCTGCGCGACGACCGGGAGATCCGGATCGATCTGCCCGGCACCCGGCTGTATCCCGGTCAGGACGTCATCGAGCTCGACGCGGTCACCCTCGCGAACGGCCCGGTGGTGTCGCTGAAAGTGTCCGGGCCCGAACGCATCGCGCTCACCGGGCGCAACGGCGCGGGCAAGACCACGCTGCTGCGCCGCATCGTCGCCGAGCCGCCGAAGGTGCCCTGGCGGCTGCTGCCGCAGCGCCTCGACGTCTTCGACGAGCGGCGGTCGCTGGTCGACAATGTCGCGACCGCGGCGCCGCACGCCACCGCCGAACAGATCCGCGCCCAGCTGGCGCGCTTCCTGTTCCGCGGCACGGACGCCGATGTGCTCGCCGGAGCGCTGTCCGGAGGTGAGCGGCTGCGCGCGGCCCTGGCCATGCTGCTGCTGAGCGACCCGGCGCCGAAGCTGCTGCTGCTCGACGAGCCCACCAACAACCTCGACCTCCCCAGCCTGCGCCACCTCACCGAGGCCCTCGCCGGATTCGAGGGCGCCCTCGTCGTCGTCAGCCACGATCCCCGTTTCCTCGACGAGATCGGGGTGACCCGCCGGCTCGAACTCACCGACGCGGGGTTGGCGGACGCCGAGCCGGGGTAGCGAGCGGGATTTTCCGCGTGCGGCCGGGTGTTGCACGGTAGGCGATACGAGGAGGTCATGTGGCACAGGAGTACAACCGGAATCCCGCGGCCGTCGCCGCGCTCTCGCCCGAGCAGTACCACGTCACCCAGGAGGACGGCACCGAGCGGCCGTTCACCGGCGCGTACTGGGACAACCACGAGGCGGGGATCTACGTCGACGTGGTGTCGGGCGAGCCGTTGTTCGCCTCGGTCGACAAGTTCGACAGCGGTTCGGGGTGGCCGAGCTTTACCAAGCCGATAGATGGTGGGAGTGTGGTCGAGAAGCGGGACCTCAGCCATCTGATGATCCGCACCGAGGTGCGGTCCGCGCACGGCGACAGCCACCTGGGGCATGTGTTCACCGACGGGCCCCGCGAGGCCGGCGGGCTGCGGTACTGCATCAATTCGGCGGCACTGCGGTTCATCCGCCTCGAGGATCTCGAGGCGGAAGGGTACGGGCAGTACAAAGCCCTGTTCACGAAGGAGGACGCGTGACCGATACGCA from Nocardia wallacei carries:
- the secF gene encoding protein translocase subunit SecF; translated protein: MSNHSVLDAEPVGEPAAGTPKHGFFERLYTGTGGFRIVGRRRFYYALSLALVLIALLSIAVRGFTLGIDFAGGTRIQMPAGADVSTTQVEDAYNRALGHDPVTVQKVGSGAAASFEIRSDTLEPVQQEQVQDALFNTFHPKDSSGAVSRNAISIAEISETWGGQITRKALIALVVFVVLTMIYIAIRFERDMSIAAIASLFFNLIVTAGIYSIVGFEVTPAAVIGLLTILGYVLYDNVVVFDKVEENTRGVLHLTRRTYGEQANLAANQTLMRSINTTVIGILPIVGMLVIAVWLLGVGTLKDLALVQLVGMIVGAYSSIFFAVPLLVSIKERFGPVAAHTRKVLAKRSAVGRERIGEAAAQRAGAASGVTRPRQTGSGAPRPGARPSGKRHKRRH
- a CDS encoding ABC transporter substrate-binding protein, with the translated sequence MLAGCGSKNQVPSIGYAVDAVPVSYNGGSTLGASSGAAGVFSRVLTGFFYTGPDGQPVADTDFGTAKEVPGETQTIQYRLNPDGTYSDGVATSCDDLVLEWAARSGRFTKPGPGGVVPMFDAATTAGYSDIERVECQPGSKDATVVFRPNRHFLAWRTLFNAGDLMPAHVAAKAAGVSNVVAAVQAGDPAALDRLAQFWNTGWQLTPGKLDTDLLPSSGPYRVDSYSDSDGLVLVKNEKWWGNQARTPRIVVWPKNTDLATKVSDREVGVVDIGAGSVKDLNLDGFSVEQVPGRGAEQLVLSTAGMFGSAAARRAFALCVPRQALFDKFGHPGFDNESGLGSGPLDSRTVQADSVYYPAITRPAEKYRTGDPAAAQQALAAAGVPNPTVRVGYRAPDDRRAQTVAAIAEACRAAGVTVIDAGTPDFVPSQLAEGKVDAVLGSTAAAPGPAGSLPGIEATAALRTGEGLNFGRFRNGRYDAITDQLAADDNSATVLGLDSEAESLLWNEMPSIPLFNTPRTIAFGDGMEDGIVNPAKAGAGWNMDRWVLSR
- a CDS encoding adenine phosphoribosyltransferase, producing MSKHGMVETEETAGERLARAAEAVQRLTRWHDDFPTPGVRFADLTPVFADADGFHAVIDCLGSCATDVDLVAGVDARGFLLGAGVAAALGTGVVAVRKAGKLPPPVLSREYTLEYGSAALEIPADGIDLTGRRVLLLDDVLATGGTLAASAELFASAGAEVVAAAVVLELSFLGGRERQGDYPLTSIVRL
- a CDS encoding ABC-F family ATP-binding cassette domain-containing protein, translating into MSLTVSVSDLTFAWPDGTPVFDGLDAVLGPGHIGLVGANGAGKSTLLRLIAGELRPARGSITVPGRLGYLRQDLGLAAGQRVDAVLGIAEVREALHRIESGAGAEADFDIVGTRWDVEEHAIALLGRLGLHYLADAVTQLDRRLDTLSGGETVLLGLVSELLREPDVLILDEPTNNLDSAARQRLYEVVSQFSGTVLTVSHDRGLLERVGTVAELRQGGIRLFGGNFDAYAEIIEAEQQAARAAVRDARSDVRKQSRELVEARIKLDRRKRYGQKMWDSKREPKIIMAERKRQAQVSAGKLRNTHLAKVEEAKEQLEQAQELLRDDREIRIDLPGTRLYPGQDVIELDAVTLANGPVVSLKVSGPERIALTGRNGAGKTTLLRRIVAEPPKVPWRLLPQRLDVFDERRSLVDNVATAAPHATAEQIRAQLARFLFRGTDADVLAGALSGGERLRAALAMLLLSDPAPKLLLLDEPTNNLDLPSLRHLTEALAGFEGALVVVSHDPRFLDEIGVTRRLELTDAGLADAEPG
- the msrB gene encoding peptide-methionine (R)-S-oxide reductase MsrB; the protein is MAQEYNRNPAAVAALSPEQYHVTQEDGTERPFTGAYWDNHEAGIYVDVVSGEPLFASVDKFDSGSGWPSFTKPIDGGSVVEKRDLSHLMIRTEVRSAHGDSHLGHVFTDGPREAGGLRYCINSAALRFIRLEDLEAEGYGQYKALFTKEDA